The genomic stretch AGACTTTCTTTATACAATACATACACTTAtcaggaatgcaaaaaaaaaaaaaaaacataaataatgcccattttacaggtgacattttaaacaatgaaaataccAGGCTTTGACCGACAACTGGGGCATTGGTCCATAAAAAccctttctaaaaatagaaatatttgtagCAGCAATGCTTTCTTTAAGCATCTGGATACAAGTCATTGCAAGAccattttcaataaattttagttattaacTGTATCTTACAAAAAAAACGGTCTACACATAAATTTATCTTCCAAATatggaagaaacaaacaatgtCCCACATTGTAGTGTCCTGCAAGTGTCACATTGATGCTTATAACTAAATCCATCTGTGATCAAGCATACCACACTCATACTACTGTTCACACAGTAAATccacaaggaaaaataaagaactgaaacGCTCTGCAATAGGAAAAGCTTTGGAGCTAACACGATCTCATCAGAAAAGGCACATTTCATAAGATTCGTTATCACGGCCCAGACAGACCTTCAGAAAATCCTTCTCAGAACTGCGTCATCCTACTAAGACTACTGCATCTGTCTATGGCGGCACTCAAATGCTCATTTCAGAGATAGCACCATGTTGGAAggaagaatagaaatgaaaacctcATGAGCTCACTGAGAGGAGGATGTGCTCTTCGAAAAGCTTCCAGCAAACAGTGTGCAATAAGATTGCCAAGATGTGCAAGCTTCCAGAGATGTGCAAATTCTCTTTATGTCCTGTCAGCTGGCAGCTCCGCCAAAAGGCTAactaaaacacttaaaaacacacataaaatccTTCAAGACCAACCCTCGGACTATTCAGAGGAAAGAGTCCATAGGAGGTGCATAGGAAAAGCCTAGGAAGGCCTCGGCCGCTTCCTTGACGCTGGCTGTGAGGAGGATGCTGTCGGGGGACCTGCCAATGGAGTTGGGGACTGGCTCTTCAGTAAACTCAGGGTCAAAGTGCCGCAGGTCACTAGGTCCACTCtattggggaaggaaacaaaacaaaaccaaaccactTAGTGTTAAGAATTCAGGCGGCAGACAGGACGGGGAAATCCTCTCTTGGGCTTTCAAAGCTGGAGCTCAGGTTTTGAGTGGATGACCATCCACTTCAAGTGTGGAACCCACAGGCCACAGCAAGTTTAAATAATGAGGATAGtgttcactttttctctttcagtacTTTTAATTGAGAAACGTGTAGAAAAGTCATGTTAGTCTCGTTGGGACAAAAATTTGACTTTTCATCTAGATAAAATAATGGTTTGTGAGTAAAAGTTGTGCCAATTCAGTCCCTGAGGGTCCCCAACCCTCCCCCCCGCACACCGCCAGCCCCAGCTCTGACCTAGGGGAGTGCCCTTCGCCCCTTCCTATACTCAGAAGAAAGAGATACTCACCACATTTGGGTTGAAAGGGGGAGTAATCTTCTTATTAATGAGATCATCCCAGTTAATTAGGGAGAAGAAGACATGATTCTTAATCTCCATCTGTTGAGGAGAAACAGGAGATTGCTTCAGACACAAGAGATTCAGGGAGGGCAGTGGGGTCTAGCACATTTCCCGGAAGCCCAGGACAGGAGGGGGATGTCACTCACAAAGTCATCCTTGGCGCCCAGCCTCTTTGTCCGGTCTTTCTGCAGGAGGCCCTCCAGGAGGTGTCTGGCGGAATTGGTGATATTTGGCTTCAGCTGGAGCGGCTTGTTCAGAATGTTATCATACATCTCAGCTGTATTGCGGCTGTAAAAAGGAGGCTGAGAGGAGGAGGGACATTGCTGGTTAGCTTTAAGTTCCTACAGCACGCATTACCAACAAAGTCTTGCACCACATTAAGCTAGCTGTGACAAAGTCTTTTCCTTAACAGGCTTTCTTTGCCCCAGATTTTTTAAGTGTCTATCTCACAACTCCTATCAGGAATGGATCCTAATAAGCCACATTTTTCCTCACACAGGTGCAGGGGGCCCTATCTAGTAAAATGTGAatgtacaagaaagaaaaattcactaaCAGCTTTCTCTAGAACACTTACAAAATAACCACTGGGCCTCTCTTATCAGCATTTGATCAGCTTATTTATAGAGCGCAAGACACAATGACCAGTAAGTCCAGATTTTAAGACAATGACATTCTAGGGAGCATTATTAAACCAGGCGTAAGATTCCATGACTCTCCATGTGCTACTCACCAGGCCATAGAGCATCTCATATAAGACGGCCCCCAGGCACCACCAGTCCACGGTCCTGTCATAAGGCTGCTTATGAAGCACCTCAGGTGCGAGATACTGAAACACAAAGCAGGAAAACAGAGCGTTTAGAAGACTGTGAAACCAGGCAATCCCAGGAGTGCACCAGGAGTGCATTTTGAAAGTGTTGAGACCCTGGGGTCACTTGCAGGATGGGTTTCTTTACATTACTTCCTGATAAAAATTGCTGGACTTGGGGAGGCTGACTGGCCAGGTATCATTCGGATATTTAGGAAGCTGCTGGGTACCCAACAGATAGCTTACTTGAGAATTTACAACCTTTTATGACATGGCTTTTGCAAACAGCTGGTCCTAATTAAAGCCACATATGAGGCCTCAGGATTTCTCATGCTGCATCAAacagcaaatatattttccttgctCTGAATTGGACTGAAAAATCTCCGAGAACAATTTACCCTTTTGGTAATTTCAGTATAATTGTGCTTGGCTCTCCCGGGAAGGGGCAGACCAGGCAGCAAATGCAGAATGCTCCTACCTCGGGCGTGCCGCAGAAGGTGGACGTTGTGCCATTGTGTTCGATGTTCTCCTTGCAGAGGCCAAAGTCAGTAAGGACAATGTGTCCCTGTGAATCCAGCAAAATATTCTCTGGTTTTAAGtctctgcagaaaaaaaaaaaaaaaaaaaaaaaaaaaaaaaagttgtgtagGTGAATTTCACTTCATAAGAAAGCCTCTGTGAAAATAATAGCTTGGGGTATTAGAAGCATTTTCAATTCACTGTAGCTGTACAGTGAATAAAAAGGGAGTCCTTGTTCTGCTAATCTATTCTGGATTTGGCACAATCCTAGCTGGCTAGTTCCCTGGAGGCATGGGGTCAAGACAGTTCACATGCTGGGGGTCCAGCTATAGGTGACCAAGCTGTAccaaatacaaatgattttaaggcTCTGTCAGAGGCGGGGCTCCGTCTCCTTCACACCTGGGAAGGTAACCTTGCGTGCTCTCCGGCGGCTCACCTATAAACGATGTTCAGAGAGTGCAGGTAACCCAAGGCACTGGCTATTTCAGCAGCATAGAAACGAGCCCGTGGTTCCAGGAAGCAACGCTCCCTCTGGAGATGGTAGAACAACTGCAGGAGACGGGACAAAGTTAGTCTGGGTTGCCAGGGCCTGATAACAATGCATTTAATTAGTCTTGACATATATAGCTAAAGAGGACAATTGCAGGAAGTGGCCTTAAATAGTCTATTAACTATTTGAAAACTTCAGGTTAAAGGAAAGGCTAATTCTGGTaactcccccctgccccccaaacaTCATTTAGAAACTTTCCTGTCAAACTAAACCAAAAATTCCATATGCAGACACCCAAAGGTCAGTTCATATTCCCACTGCTCACCTCTCCACCGTTGATGTAGTCGAGGACAAAGTACAATTTGTCAGCAGTCTGGAAAGAGAAGTGAAGGCCCACCAGGAAAGGGTGTTTCACATTCTTCAGTAGAACATTCCGTTCCGACATAATATGCTTTTCCTAGAAAAAGGACAATTAAGATGTAGTGGCAAATTTCAACTTGGTACCAAAATTCCAAGGTAAAACCACTCAATGAATGTCTATCCCCAGCTGCAATCCATCAAGCACACTTCGTACCTCCTTCTTTTTCAGGATCGCTTTCTTCTGTAAAACTTTGACTGCATAGAATGCCTCCTCTGCCTTGTGTCTTGCTAGAAGAACCTGTaatttcaataacaaaaaaaatcattttgctaTCTACAGggagaatataaaatgaacacacGAGGGACTATAAATAATGAGGCCTTTAAATCTGAAATTACCTTCCCAAAACTGCCTTTCCCAATCACTTTCAAGAAGTGAAAGTCAGATGGTTTAGCATGAGGATTGGATGATGGTCCCAAGTTGATTTGCTGAGAAGGACTTGGCtggaaaagaaagtattttcttttaatatccttGCTTCAAAGGAAGACAACAATAAAGGACAGGCCATGTAAAAAGATGCTACATCTGCAAATGGCCGAGGCAAGTCACCACACAGCACAGAACCCCAACCAAGACTATTTTTCATCCGAACACATTTCTATTTCATATGGGCGTATGGAAATCGTACACAATCGTGTTGTGTGTCTGGATAAAACTTTAAGGCAACAGGCCTTTTAAAATACTTCACTGACTCAATAGTTAAGTAAGTGCTTATGTCACTTGTTATGCCATTAACTAGGCATTCCTGCCTTGACACTAATTTCTAGAAATGCTATTGTAACCCATCAGTGTAGGAATACTGACTCATTTACGAGATTCCTCTACAGAAGCATCACAGAAGGAGAATACTTACCGGGGGGGAGGGGTTGGCATTCATAAGCTCGGGCTCCTGAGGTTGGGAGATCTTCAAAATGGACTGAACTTCAGGGCTGCGGAGAAAGAGAATAATTTAGAATCTCCAGAACTCGTCACCAGGGGGCACACCAACACCAGTAGGAAGTTTCTGGCTCaactacccctccccccccccccatacataCAGTTCGAGTGTTTAAACTAAAAACACCCAAAGAAATTACtgagttaaagaaaatattagccaaagaaaataaacccAGTTAAATACAGGGATGAGGGCTGTTCTTCATGAAAACAGGGGTGAATCAGGCGAACACGAAAATTTTATCTTACAGCTCTAGGACAGGTCCAATCAGCAAATTAGTTTTTATGTTTAAGAGGTTTCCAACTGGAACTTAAAAGAGGGTTCCCACCCTCCGGGAAGCCTTCGGGCTTTCTGATCAATGTCCCCGGAGAGAATGTGTCTTTACTTCTGGTAAACAAACTctacaacttatttttatttctcccaatCCTCCCGGCAAAACTTACTGTTTGCATGCATAGGAGTTATTGGCAATCTTCTGAATAAAGTCGTTCAGGCCCATCCTCCTCTGTTTCATGAAAGCtgtgaaataaaggagaaataaacgtCTGGAGGGCTTCGTGACGTCCGACgccgcgcgcgcgcacacacacacacacacacacaaatccttaaaaataagattCCCACTTGGCAGAGCCCAGAAGTTCGGTACGATCCCTACACTCACCGATGAGGATCGCTACCATCCCCCTCATTCTGGAGTAGGTGAGGGCGCCCCTAGCAGCCTCGGTCTTCACCGTCATCTCCGCGGGGAGCGCGCAGGGGCCGTTGGCGACGGGAGACCGGCTCGGCCGACACTGaccgcgcgccccgccgcccgccttATGAGCCCGTCGCCGCCGCAGGGGCGGGGCCCGCGCGACACCGAgacgcggccccgccccgccccgccccgccccgccccgcccccgccgctcgCGCGGCCCGGCCGGGCTGCCCCGCGGAGGGCGGTGGCGGGCGGttgggccccggccccggccccggccccagggcGAGcccgaggcgggggcggggggctcggggaCTGCCCGGGGGGCCCGCGCCGGATTCTTAGCTGCCTCTCCCGGCTCCCGGGCGGGAAATCgccggcggagggggcggggaggtggaGTCCGGGGTAATTTTCCACCTTTTTTCTCAATTACTCCGCCCGGCCGAGGAAATCAGAGTCGCGGCACCGGGGCGCTTTCCGCCCGGcggctctgccccttccctcccgggcccggggcggcccgcaccccgccccccgccccccgcccccggcggccGCGCACCACCAGCCCCCGATGCCCCCCTCTGCGGGGTCTCCGTGGGTCCGGGACCCCGCGCTCCCGCCGCCCTCCCaacccgcgccccgccgcccacCCCCGGTCCCTCGGGCCGGAGCCGAGCGACTAGCGACGGAGCGGGGGGGCCGTCCCCGGTGGCGGCCGCGGCGCTTACCCAGGCCGCTCAGGAGGAAGGACTCGCTGCGCTTCTGCGCCTCGGCCCTCTTTTTGTGGCGGGGCCGGAGCAGGGACTCGAGGCGGGCCCGGGCCAGCGCGCCCTGCATCTCCCCCATgggccgcggcggccgggcgCGCGGCGGGCGAGGGAGCCGGGAGAACACTGACGTTTCCTTGAAGGAGCCGCCGTGACTCAGGCCGGGCAAGATTTCCTGCCCCGagacccaaaacaaacaaatggccCTTGTGCACGGCCGAGCCGCTTCCGAAAACGCCT from Canis lupus dingo isolate Sandy chromosome 1, ASM325472v2, whole genome shotgun sequence encodes the following:
- the SGK1 gene encoding serine/threonine-protein kinase Sgk1 isoform X1, with translation MVNKDMNGFPVKKCSAFQFFKKRVRRWIKSPMVSVDKHQSPSLKYTGPSVMHIPPGEPDFESSLCPTCLGDHTFQRGVLPQEKESCSWETQSGCEAKEPCNHASILTKPDPRTFWTNDDSAFMKQRRMGLNDFIQKIANNSYACKHPEVQSILKISQPQEPELMNANPSPPPSPSQQINLGPSSNPHAKPSDFHFLKVIGKGSFGKVLLARHKAEEAFYAVKVLQKKAILKKKEEKHIMSERNVLLKNVKHPFLVGLHFSFQTADKLYFVLDYINGGELFYHLQRERCFLEPRARFYAAEIASALGYLHSLNIVYRDLKPENILLDSQGHIVLTDFGLCKENIEHNGTTSTFCGTPEYLAPEVLHKQPYDRTVDWWCLGAVLYEMLYGLPPFYSRNTAEMYDNILNKPLQLKPNITNSARHLLEGLLQKDRTKRLGAKDDFMEIKNHVFFSLINWDDLINKKITPPFNPNVSGPSDLRHFDPEFTEEPVPNSIGRSPDSILLTASVKEAAEAFLGFSYAPPMDSFL
- the SGK1 gene encoding serine/threonine-protein kinase Sgk1 isoform X4 produces the protein MKEEAIKSPLKAFMKQRRMGLNDFIQKIANNSYACKHPEVQSILKISQPQEPELMNANPSPPPSPSQQINLGPSSNPHAKPSDFHFLKVIGKGSFGKVLLARHKAEEAFYAVKVLQKKAILKKKEEKHIMSERNVLLKNVKHPFLVGLHFSFQTADKLYFVLDYINGGELFYHLQRERCFLEPRARFYAAEIASALGYLHSLNIVYRDLKPENILLDSQGHIVLTDFGLCKENIEHNGTTSTFCGTPEYLAPEVLHKQPYDRTVDWWCLGAVLYEMLYGLPPFYSRNTAEMYDNILNKPLQLKPNITNSARHLLEGLLQKDRTKRLGAKDDFMEIKNHVFFSLINWDDLINKKITPPFNPNVSGPSDLRHFDPEFTEEPVPNSIGRSPDSILLTASVKEAAEAFLGFSYAPPMDSFL
- the SGK1 gene encoding serine/threonine-protein kinase Sgk1 isoform X2, whose product is MGEMQGALARARLESLLRPRHKKRAEAQKRSESFLLSGLAFMKQRRMGLNDFIQKIANNSYACKHPEVQSILKISQPQEPELMNANPSPPPSPSQQINLGPSSNPHAKPSDFHFLKVIGKGSFGKVLLARHKAEEAFYAVKVLQKKAILKKKEEKHIMSERNVLLKNVKHPFLVGLHFSFQTADKLYFVLDYINGGELFYHLQRERCFLEPRARFYAAEIASALGYLHSLNIVYRDLKPENILLDSQGHIVLTDFGLCKENIEHNGTTSTFCGTPEYLAPEVLHKQPYDRTVDWWCLGAVLYEMLYGLPPFYSRNTAEMYDNILNKPLQLKPNITNSARHLLEGLLQKDRTKRLGAKDDFMEIKNHVFFSLINWDDLINKKITPPFNPNVSGPSDLRHFDPEFTEEPVPNSIGRSPDSILLTASVKEAAEAFLGFSYAPPMDSFL
- the SGK1 gene encoding serine/threonine-protein kinase Sgk1 isoform X3, which codes for MTVKTEAARGALTYSRMRGMVAILIAFMKQRRMGLNDFIQKIANNSYACKHPEVQSILKISQPQEPELMNANPSPPPSPSQQINLGPSSNPHAKPSDFHFLKVIGKGSFGKVLLARHKAEEAFYAVKVLQKKAILKKKEEKHIMSERNVLLKNVKHPFLVGLHFSFQTADKLYFVLDYINGGELFYHLQRERCFLEPRARFYAAEIASALGYLHSLNIVYRDLKPENILLDSQGHIVLTDFGLCKENIEHNGTTSTFCGTPEYLAPEVLHKQPYDRTVDWWCLGAVLYEMLYGLPPFYSRNTAEMYDNILNKPLQLKPNITNSARHLLEGLLQKDRTKRLGAKDDFMEIKNHVFFSLINWDDLINKKITPPFNPNVSGPSDLRHFDPEFTEEPVPNSIGRSPDSILLTASVKEAAEAFLGFSYAPPMDSFL